Sequence from the Coturnix japonica isolate 7356 chromosome Z, Coturnix japonica 2.1, whole genome shotgun sequence genome:
CCAGATTTTGAGTCATTTCATATTGTATATTAATGGTTTCATTTCTGATTGCTGCTGGATTACTAAGCTCACACCTCCTGATGTGGATCAGCAGCCACACTGCAGGTCATCATGTAGTGTGTTGTAGAAGCAGGTGGAAAAGCTTCTGTAGGAGCTGTGTGTtaggcacagagcagcagcacagacagacatGATGTAACCCAGCACAAATTCTGCAGACAGGCACAAAACTGAGTACTATTTTCCGAGCAAATATGAACTGGTGTAAGGTTTGAAGCCAGATCAGTGGCATAAATCCTCTGTGTGCTCTGGTTTTgatctgctgcagggagcagtgaaGTGCTCTGCAAGCAATGGGTCCAGAGTTTGATTGCCTTGAAACTTAACTCTCTCTTTATGAAAATGATTGTTAATGCCATTCTTAGGACTACATGCAGTGGTAAACTGCAGCTAAAAGGGATTTAGAGCTGTGATTTAATAAGTTCCCTGTTTGAGGACGTTTAACACGCAGTGCTTGtagctgcagaaagctgctgctggcagactGTCGCTGGCAAGTGGAGTGCTTTGTCAGATAGCTGCAAAGAGCCTCGTTCTCCTGAGCTGTGATATCATGGGACCCAGTGATGGGATCCTGGAACAGCATCTCACTGACATCAGGTCTGTCCCTTTGTGGTCCAGGTTTGTGCATTTAGTGCTGGAAATGCCAAGTCCAGGGTCCTGGCATTGGCTTCAGGAGCACAGCATGTCTGTGATACAGCGTGTCACTCCTGAAGCATTTTAAGGCAACACATAGTGATTTACAAACCTTTGGCTGCTCTGTCAGACCTGTTTGATGAGTTTAACACTGGTATTTACACAGTCATCGATTTTTCAGTCCATGATTTTAAAGCTCTGTCCAGGCTCCTGGTGCTGGCCCTCCTCTTGCGCTTTCTGCCAGCCTGAAATGCTCAGACGGTTGGTAATGGGGCCTCCTACCAGAAGCTGGAGATTGGAAACAGGCACAGCTCACTGACCTCACCGCCtccaggagctctgctgtgggAAGCAGCGCTGTGGGCTGTGCCTGACTGGCCGCCCTGGGAGGCGAGCAGCACCCAcacccacagctgtgctgggctgcagctgccacgTGGCTGCGCTGCCCTTCAGCTGAACCAAAGCGCTCCCCGGTGGTGGCTGGGCTGGCAGCGCGAGTGCTCATCTTGCACGTCGTGCCATAACACGGCAAGTGCCTTGTATGTGCCAATGCCCTGTCCAAAAATGTTCGTCTGCTTTCGTATCTCTGAAGCAGGAAGAGCACTGGATTAAGCTGCATTTTCCTAACAAATGTCACCAGGGCACCCCTGGATTGTGGCTGCTTGCAAGGAATGCACCCCTCAGTGCTATGAAAAAGGTAAAAGCATCCTTAGCTCCTCCAGGACAGCTCTAGATCAGTCCTTTCCTCTGTACAGGCAGCCCAGCATTCTGCAAAGTGAGCTTCCAGCAGTGGAAACCCCAACCTTGCAGCAcctgctgcctttcctgctAGGGAGCATCAGCATATGTGGGCATAGCCTGACCTGGGCCATCAGCACAGACACTGCATCAGCAGTGCCCACTGGCAGCCCcaaaggccaatggtatcctgtACGGCATCAGaagagggatggccagcagggacaaggaggtgattgtccccctctactctgcttgTACCCTGCGTCCAGGTCTGGGAACTGCAAcacaaggacatggagctgttggagcaggtccagaaaaGGGCCCCGGTACCCTGGGCAATCTGCTCTGgtacttgatctagcagttggcaaccctgcctgtggcagggggttggaacttgatggtccttgaagtcccttccaacctaagccattctatgattctatgatgagaAGCCCATTGGTTTCACCAAAACACCACGTCACtgtttgaaaaaagaaggcacCTGCGGCTATcatgaaatgaaactgagaatGTCATTCTCTTTCAAGACAAATTTGGTAATTGGAATTTAACTGGCTGCTTAACATACAGTTAGAGCTCACACTTCCCCATAAGTAGTTGCTTAGAACAAGaccaaaacaaaagccaaaacacaaacaaaaatgacagcTTCAACATGTGTGGTGTCTGTGACTTTTGGAGATTAATActactttctgcttcttttctgtctcaaggctgagaaacagcagcagggaatTTATGAAAGAAGACTTAGTATTTTTAATCCcacagctgtaaaaaaaaacacataaaagtaTTATAAACTCTATCTCTCTTTACAGATTTCAGTCAGTATTATAAACTTACAACACTTCACATATTCATGAATATAATACAGATACCAGAATCAGAATATACAGCTACAATTCTGCTTCAGTGATTTCCTCATTGGGGCAACAATAGTATTCTACAAAACAGATCTGTCCATCTTCATTCCTGATCATATATTGCAGTGAAAGAAATCCTCGGTTATCTGTTCGAATTGAGACTTTACAAGACAAAGCCAGTGCCTTTGTAGATGGTTTAAGCAAAGAAATCTTGTACCTGTAGGGGAGAAAAATAGCATTCAAAAACAGCCCATAAGGAGTAGCTGAAATGCTACTCCCATCAAAACTCATCAGAATAACTACAAAGTAATTAGCAACACTATGTGTTAATCTCTTCATGGCGGCTTCATTGGATAGATACTGCTATCACTTTGCTTAGACAAAGAATTTTACTACAGTAACTCATCATCAGCGTTTTTCGCTTTCTGTCATAAATGAATGAGCTGCTACAGAGCGCACTGATCATGGACTTACTGACCTGTTGGTCTGGGTTTGGTTACAGTGGAATGCTTCAATTAAATCTGAATCCTTGGGATAGTCCAGATGTGCACTTCCTGCGTTTCCAAAAGTGGATAACCTGCAAGACAAGAGGCACCATCCCGTAACAACTGACAGCAGttacagaaaaatcacagaattacagagtTGACTGggatctagttccaacccccccgctataggcagggatacctcccactagaccaggatACTCAcagctacatccagcctggctttgaatgcttccgGGGAgggggacatccacaacctctctgggcaacttgttccagctTCACAGTAAATactttcttcttaatatctaatctaaatctaccctctgCCAGTTTAAAGACAATTCCACTCATCCTGTTGATGCACACTGTATAGAAAGTCCCTTCCCAACTTCTGCATagcccccttcaggtactggaaggctgctataaggtcctgccagagccttctcttcttcaggctgaagaatcccagctctctcagccaaTCCCTGTAGGGGAGGTGCATCTCCTACTTGTGTTGAGGGCCCCaaactggatacagtactccaggtggggtctcacaagagcacagtagaggggcagaatcaccttcCTTTACCCGCTGGTCACACTTCTCACAATGCAACCCAAGatagttggccttctgggctgcaagcacacattgctggctcatgttgagtctttcatcaaccaacacccccagacTCTAATTCTCCTAAGGGCTTTTCCTCTTCACTCTGTAAAATTCCATTTCTCACCAAGGGAAGAGCAAATAGGATGAGCAGGAACATCTGAGTTGAAGTTTAGATAGTTTCTAGTACCTGAAATATGGTTTATCTGGAGACATGGTAATCTGCAGAACTTCACTGGTCATATCAAGTTCAGAAAATGCTTCTCGTAGCCCTTCTGACTGCAGGATAATTTTATTGATGACATTGGTGCTGCAGAAATTAAAGTCTAACAAGTCCTCAGGTTCTTGAGTATTAATTCTGCACACTGTCACTACTCCTCCTTCTTCTAAGAACAACATCAAGGGATAGCCATACCCACGATAACACATCCGAAGAGCTGTTGATGTTCCTGAAAAGGAGTGTGAAATACATGTTGTTCAGAGAATGTCCATCAGGGCATCTTATCACTTCAGGAAATTCAGGTTTTCCTGTCATATAGCtcaaccaaacaaaacttaACACAGCTTAGCTCGCACTATGGTCGTgaatctctttttcttaaacatCTGAATGTTTAGCTTACTAAAATCACAGGGCAGTTCAGGTTTGGGTCTTCAGTTCAGACAGCAGTAACAGCAGAGGAATCTGGAGTTCAACACATAGCTCCAGTGGTAAAGCAGCATGAGAAAGCCCACATCCTTTCACACTACTCCATATGAATATATAGTGCATCCTGCAGGACCCACACAGCTAGCCTAACTATCTTTGTAACaatctttcacagaatcacagaattgtaggggttggaagggacctctagagatcatcgagtccaacccccctgccaaagcaggctccctacaccatgtcacacaggaaggcatccaggcgggtcttgaatatctccagagaaggagactccaccacctccctgggcagcctgttccagtgctccgtgAAAACTTTGCTTGTGAAAACTTCTTTTTGAACACTCCTTaagtaagcaggaaaaaaaaacctcccaggaaacaaaatttcccctttttttttttttttttttttaaaggaatataaTTCAACATTTGTGTTGAAGAGCAAAAAGGACCCCATAATAAAAGGGAACACTTTGCTTCTTTTaagaaattttaagaaattCCAAGCTGTATCTGTACTCTCTCTCAATGTGATGACTTCTGCTATGGTTCACAGCAATGGGACACTTGTTCAACAAGTACTAAACTGCAGGTTCCAACCTCTTAAGGATGAGAGCTTCCACCCTTGGAAGAGCTTGAGGTAAAGAAGTCAGAAGTTTTACTAAGACTGGATATCTACCTATGGACAAGCACAGGTTTCACTGTGCAATTACAGGCTATACATACACACAGTCAaggaatatatacatatatatacactatacCTGGCAAAGAACTGGCTCCAAAAATGGTCAAGCAGTCAAGAAGAACTGCCAAATTGATTCGGAACACGACTGATTCTTCCTGAACATGAAACTCCTGAAAAATTTCCGCCTTTGGGAGAAAAGTAAGAGATGAAAACAGTGAAGCTTTTCCAATTACTTCACAACTTACTCATGTCTTACATTTTCAGTGACTGGGAGATCTCTTCATTTGCTTATAACTACCTAACACATAATCACAGTAATggagatgtttgttttcttaggtACAAGTGATACGGCACAAGGAAATGATAACAAGTTACACCAGGAGAGGCACAGATTGGGTATGAGGAAGACTCTCCTTCTGAAGAGGGTGATCAACCATTGGACCAGGCTGCTTGGGGCAGTGGTGGAGGTGCTTAAAAAATGTGTGGACGTGGCATTAGGAGACCTGGGTTAATGATAATGAGGAGGTcaggttgatggctggacttaGCATAGAAacatgaaggttggaaaagactgctgagatcatctagtccaaccatcagccatCCCCACAAGACTCCTTAAACCACGTCCTTCAGTGCTACATCTCCTCATTTCTGGACACCTCTGGGGACAATGACTTCAATTCCCTGGGTAGTCTGTTCCAACACCTctccactctttctgagaataagtTTTTCCTTACGTACAACATGAACCTCCCCTGGAACAACTGGATaccattacctctcatcccatcaaggtcttttccaacatgaatgattttatgatctGTCTATGGCAGGATTTGACAATGTGACTGTTCCCAACCACTATATGATTAATTAATGGCCACATTCTAATCACTGCATCTTCCTCACATTAGCTTCTGCAAATACTCTATGGCTTTACTAAAGCTTCCCCTTCCCCACAGCTCATCTTCTGTACACCAGTTCTACCACATCACTTATTCGAGTCCCTAACGCTGCTACCAGCCCCTTCTCACCGTTAACCACGGGAAGCAGCTCAGCCTCCAGACCCTACCTGGATAAACGCATTGGCCTGAATGCATTTGGCATCCTCTACAGTCACCCGAAGCCCGTTGTCTGTGGCGAAGCAAGTGGCATGATCCTGGAAGTGGACGGCCCTAAGGAGGCTGGACAGATTGCGGGCGTTATCCAGGCTGGCCGTCAGGACGTACTGCTCGCTGCTGCCGGGGGACTGCGTGGAGAACGGCATGGCCGGCTCCTGGAGCCCAACGGGACCGGACCGGGCCTACCGCGGCCTAACGGGACCGGACCGGGCCTAGCGCGGCCTGACGGGACCGGACCGGGCCTACCGCGGCCTAACGGGACCGGACTGGCCTAGCGCGGCCTACACGGGCCTACAGGGGCCTGAAGCCACGGCTATCAGCTGCGCCGGCGCTTCCGGTGGCGCGGCGAGCGGGCGGAAGTGCGAGGTGCGCACGGCGCGGTGTCTGTAAGATGGCGGTGTCCAAGAGGAAGCGTGAGCTGCCGGCTGCTGCGAGGCCGAAGAAGCGAGTGAAGGCGGCTCCGGCTGCGAACGAGGCCACCGCTAAGGCTGCCCCGGACGGAGCGGCCCCGGAGGAGTACAGCATCCCGGCGCCGGTCTCTCAGGTAGCGGCGGGGCGCGTTGGGGCCCAGCTGGGCGGCGCTGGGAGTCGGGGCGCTGAGGGGAGCTCAGGCACTGCGCGGGTTGTGAGGGCTGTAACAGTCTAATTATGTTactgcaaacagaagcagcGTCCTGGGAAGCGGTTCCATTCTAATTATGttactgcaaacagaaatagcGTCCTGGGAAGCGCTGACAAAAAAGCGCTGTTCTGGCCGATCGATTCAGCTGTATTACCACAATCTAGAAACGCCTTCAGTTGAGTTCTATGCAGACGATTTTATGGATGATGAGTGTGCTTGGTGTCGGAGTTGCTCTGAGGAGCCTCAGGAATGGCTGtagttgctgctgcttctcGTTGAAGCACATTGCGGCCCGAGCCCGCAGCACATGTTCATCTgaaggcagcctgtgcctctgCCGGGCCCTCTTATTAAAACATCCATTGTGTGCGGAGTTCTTAATGTTGTTATGTGCCTTTTGTATATATGCGTTGCAGTGAGCAGTAATGTCAGAAGTCGAACCTTTGCGGAGTTTCTGTGCGGGTGATGAGATTGCTATGAATGTTCTTGctcatcttttctgttgctgcGGTTCAAATGGGTGTTGTTGTAAGAAACTTTAAGAAAATTAAGGTTTTTGTTTAAcgcttttgtctgttttttagGGTAAATGGAAGAACAAGGAGCGGGTGCTTATTTTCTCCTCTCGTGGGATTAATTTCAGAACAAGGCACCTAATGCAAGACCTGAGAACGCTGATGCCTCATTCTAAAGCAGGTAGGGCTGAGTGTTATCCGTAGTGCATTTGCAGAGTGACCTCAAACCAAGTATTTCTGAGAATCTGGTACTGACTGATTGTGAATAATGGGACATATAAAATGTAGTCTGAATATCTGTTACAGTGCAGAAAAGCGTCATAGGACACATTCTAGAATTCGGAAAATACATGATAACAAACCAGGCTTATTCAGTTTCAATTGGATTGAACAAATGATTGAAGCCAGGAAttggactccatgatccttgTGGAACTTTtgcaactcaggatattctgtgatagCATGACGTGGCTAAAAAGCCCTTGGTAGCTGATCTTCCATTCACAGCCAGTAAAAACTCGTGCAAACACCGTTATAAAATGTTGTTGTTTAATTATGTGTTCAGGCCTTCTCAACGTTGTTTTTGTCTTCCAGATACTAAAATGGACCGTAAAGACAAGCTGTTTGTAATTAATGAGGTAATTCTggttttaatctttattttctgtgagcAAGAGGCAACCAAGCTCAAAACATCTCTTTTTAGTTGTAGAGTTGTGTAACTTCATAGCTGAAAATTGATACTGAAAAGGTGGTGATGCCAAAAGAAAGCTGTCTTTTGGTTAAGAGACATTAGAAATTAATATGGAAAATTTCTGAAGCTGTCTTCATGACTGCATAAATAACCCTTTTGATATGTCTTGTGTAGgtgtgtgaaatgaaaaactgtaatAAGTGCATCTTCTTTGaagctaaaaagaaacaagatcTTTATATGTGGTAAGTAAATaccatgttttgtttgttaattgCATTTGTATACATAACTGGCAATGCTTCTGCCTAAAGTTTGTTACCGTAATAGTGAGGCTTCTTCAAATACTGCTTAGTTTAAAGTCGTAAAGAATACTGCTCTTCTGCTGTATGTAGTACAAACTTAAAACATGTAGTGGGTTCCACAGACCAGTTTACTAAAACTTCTTACAGAATTGTTTAGAAAGCAAGTATGCATAAGTATCCTAAAGGATATCCTAAAAGTGCTGCTATAAAAGTGACTGAGATTACTTCCTTACAGAAATGATTTGTTGGAGTGTACTGT
This genomic interval carries:
- the RAD1 gene encoding cell cycle checkpoint protein RAD1; translated protein: MPFSTQSPGSSEQYVLTASLDNARNLSSLLRAVHFQDHATCFATDNGLRVTVEDAKCIQANAFIQAEIFQEFHVQEESVVFRINLAVLLDCLTIFGASSLPGTSTALRMCYRGYGYPLMLFLEEGGVVTVCRINTQEPEDLLDFNFCSTNVINKIILQSEGLREAFSELDMTSEVLQITMSPDKPYFRLSTFGNAGSAHLDYPKDSDLIEAFHCNQTQTNRYKISLLKPSTKALALSCKVSIRTDNRGFLSLQYMIRNEDGQICFVEYYCCPNEEITEAEL